A genomic segment from Planctomycetia bacterium encodes:
- a CDS encoding DUF3467 domain-containing protein — protein MATTPTALVSAATPHDSAPVPPQPVKLDESKLVAAYANFCRVTGTPEELIIDFGLNAHPMGSSETIAVEQRLVLNYYTAKRLLQALGMSVARHEQVFGQLETNVMKRAEKK, from the coding sequence ATGGCCACCACCCCGACCGCTCTCGTCTCCGCCGCCACCCCGCACGACTCGGCTCCCGTCCCACCGCAACCGGTCAAGCTCGACGAATCGAAGCTCGTCGCCGCCTACGCCAACTTCTGCCGCGTCACCGGCACGCCCGAAGAACTGATCATCGACTTCGGCCTCAACGCCCATCCGATGGGCTCCAGCGAAACGATCGCCGTCGAGCAACGGCTCGTCCTCAACTACTACACCGCCAAGCGCCTGCTCCAAGCCCTCGGCATGAGCGTCGCCCGCCACGAACAGGTCTTCGGCCAACTCGAGACCAACGTCATGAAGCGGGCCGAGAAGAAGTAG